In Citrus sinensis cultivar Valencia sweet orange chromosome 2, DVS_A1.0, whole genome shotgun sequence, a single genomic region encodes these proteins:
- the LOC102625416 gene encoding methyl-CpG-binding domain-containing protein 9 isoform X1: MEASDSSRSPLGIDLNEIPSGSTSSSETTSLCGACGVAVEAEGDVVVCDACERGFHLECAGILMCCHQQQQQQPYHHNLLEWVCADCVKNGAKSKLWPLGRKKRILDMNASPPSDVDADATDDVLDFRKHSPGDNSFGGNAFVAPVTSSKFLHAGSGFGFQKASAIMTNTGRKGFEANKQSTDRSFQEVELRFPLGKCSRSFTPAIRFPSQNPSEILLQALREFISERHGVLEEGWSVELRHSTNSYELYAVYCAPDGRTFDSMSEVACYLGLTSSYNSLDTRVKTEESPLHDRVPVCKKRKPTKFPFANGFAENKGFISLNNIKFSSYNQHMGNFNSRSNSMVEIIESGGAENDCAGFLQNYDGLPVQFEDFFILSLGHVDGRPSYHNVNVIFPVGYTSCWHDKITGSLFICEVLDGGDSGPVFKVTRCSCSALPIPDGSTILFRPNFVQCSGRDHEANGDFTSYSKDYDSDVNIQMILSDPCLPVDNDILTCLGSCSNKSCDDDIGEISVEDRSLSSAWRRLSQKFVDACFEICKQKGVLKFSCKHIENSREFANWDMVDEKEKMRFTSLNKFCGSSVSVSIPSEFRGDNELDMLADVLLKWLDQDRFGLEAEFVQEVIEQLPGVKDCSQYEFLIDRSCYLSFLTVGNGSLMVKMKGGVGSAEEGLDGSFGRSKKRRLVEDHDHWPPPGNALCSRLPPQIVGDFFQVCLFLWRFHEVLGLKESFSLEELEEELINPWIDGCSSEKCEKKLQGTEPVSLHQCDIVGGQILSASDESHQAVSRENPHAFINLENGAVREAAQDEMGFVSYSRCSGVVLTKAHSSLLEVLIAELQSKVAALVDPNFDYGESKPRRGRKKDADNSIPHKRGKLNMLPINELTWPELARRYILAFLSMDGILDSPEITARESGRVFRCLQGDGGVLCGSLTGVAGMEADALLLAEATKKIFGSLNRENDVLTIEEVSDASGNCEKNIVNDGTLPEWAKMLEPVRKLPTNVGTRIRKCVYEALERNPPDWARKILEHSISKEVYKGNASGPTKKAVVSVLADVKERLPQNSEKGCKKKTVISISSIIMKQCRIVLRQAAAADDEKVFCNLLGRKPLSSTDNDDEGFLGSPAMVSRPLDFRTIDLRLAVGAYDGSRDSFLQDVREFWNNVRTAFGDQPDFVDLAEKLSRNFESLYENEIVTLLQKLVGYAKLESLSEETTKEINDILVQTSEIPKAPWDEGICKVCGVDKDDDSVLLCDTCDAEYHTYCLEPPLVRIPEGNWYCPSCVVRNSMVQGASEHSQVGGQHKGKKYQGEITRLCLEELRHLTTVMEEKEYWEFNVHERTFLLKFLCDELLNSALLRQHLEQCTEVTAELQQKLRSFSVEFKNLKSREETVAARVAKVEASMTNSVAEICMKEGPATVIRNNGKCIEQPQNSSNRSNCSVIALEESGPMYPTDAEGQIEEPHGDNSKMPSQKNDESIKPNEHPLASSLLQEIDNLSGEIRSQHNLQELARDAATLASPSNNQGPSVPNELHVTEGTCSVTMNEPQAHNLELNNIRNDILLLQESITSLEQQLLKLSVRREFLGSDSSGRLYWVLPLPGMHPCLIVDGSPELQQKRKILDFRGPVDKGLVLKNSSSSGSDAYSSSKGSKACCPFQYDPYAVTATSSHWILYQTDAEIEELVNWLRDNDPKERELKDSILNWKKIRFQDSQHTKKQSWDEYQSASSAPTNGDKVDCFDCLVTKAATLLEKKYGPCFESEEVLKKGGKRARVTSQEKMYRCECLEPIWPSRNHCLSCHRTFSTAVEFEEHNDTCNSAPPAYEKNKEASNSLKGKGNKKSDISRAACGTDVELVETSKPSGLIRFQNDGCPFDLNEISSKFMTQDSNKELVQEIGLLGSKGIPSLIPSVSPFLSDSTLMLMSSQKEVGVPDGQIMASETLSSSQGKQSMKNAGNDNMADDASRKSGSNGTHEVLKSKKPAFGCSEQRDRKSSSHVRVPKVGINQCCVVPQSSLRPLIGRTSQIKRRLKVNLLDIDAALPEEALRPSKAHLERRWAWRAFVKSAETIYEMVQATIILEDMIKTEFLRNEWWYWSSLSAAAKTSTMSSLALRIYSLDAAIIYDKSTTNLNPVENLKLDSTPEHKPLPGVELLEKSKVSRKSNRKRKEPEG; the protein is encoded by the exons ATGGAAGCGTCGGATTCAAGTCGTTCACCGCTGGGGATCGATCTGAACGAGATCCCGTCGGGTAGTACTTCGTCGTCGGAAACGACGTCGTTATGCGGGGCATGCGGGGTGGCGGTGGAGGCGGAGGGAGACGTGGTTGTATGCGACGCATGCGAGCGAGGGTTTCACTTGGAGTGCGCTGGAATATTAATGTGCTGCcatcagcagcagcagcagcagcccTATCATCATAATCTGCTCGAGTGGGTGTGTGCTGACTGTGTCAAAAACGGTGCAAAGAGTAAACTCTGGCCGTTAGGCCGCAAGAAACGGATTTTGGATATGAACGCCTCTCCGCCTAGCGATGTTGACGCCGATGCCACCGACGATGTTCTCGATTTCAG aAAGCACAGTCCGGGTGATAATTCTTTTGGTGGCAATGCATTTGTTGCCCCAGTGACCTCTTCAAAGTTTTTGCATGCCGGGAGTGGATTTGGATTTCAGAAAGCTTCTGCAATTATGACAAACACTGGCAGAAAGGGTTTTGAAGCTAATAAACAAAGTACAGACAGAAGTTTTCAGGAGGTAGAATTGAGATTCCCTCTTGGAAAGTGTAGTAGAAGTTTTACTCCAGCTATTAGATTTCCATCTCAGAACCCAAGTGAGATATTGCTGCAGGCTCTTAGAGAATTCATCTCTGAAAGGCATGGTGTTCTGGAGGAAGGTTGGAGCGTTGAATTAAGACATTCTACGAATAGTTATGAACTATATGCTGTTTACTGTGCTCCAGATGGGAGGACGTTTGATTCAATGTCCGAAGTTGCTTGTTATCTTGGGTTGACATCGAGCTATAATTCTTTGGACACAAGAGTAAAAACGGAGGAATCTCCCCTACATGATAGAGTACCTGTATGCAAAAAACGGAAGCCGACAAAGTTTCCATTTGCAAATGGTTTTGCTGAAAACAAAGGTTTCATAAgtcttaataatattaaattttcatccTATAATCAACATATGGGGAATTTCAATTCTAGATCTAATAGCATGGTAGAGATTATTGAATCTGGAGGAGCGGAAAACGATTGTGCTGGGTTTCTGCAGAATTAT GACGGACTTCCTGTTCagtttgaagatttttttattctttctttggggCATGTTGATGGGAGACCTTCATATCATAATGTCAACGTGATATTTCCTGTTGGCTATACATCCTgttggcatgataagattacAGGGTCTCTTTTCATCTGTGAAGTGTTGGATGGTGGTGATTCTGGTCCTGTTTTTAAGGTCACAAGGTGTTCATGCTCTGCATTGCCAATTCCAGATGGATCAACAATCCTCTTTAGGCCAAATTTTGTACAATGTTCTGGTCGAGATCATGAAGCAAATGGTGACTTTACTTCTTATAGTAAAGATTATGACAGTGATGTCAACATTCAGATGATTCTATCAGATCCTTGCCTGCCTGTAGACAACGATATCTTGACTTGTCTTGGAAGTTGTTCAAATAAATCTTGTGATGATGACATTGGTGAGATTTCAGTGGAAGATCGTTCGTTGTCATCAGCATGGAGAAGGTTGTCTCAAAAGTTTGTTGATGCTTGCTTTGAAATTTGTAAACAAAAAGgtgttttaaagttttcctGCAAGCATATTGAAAATAGTAGGGAGTTCGCAAACTGGGATATGGTGGAtgaaaaggagaaaatgaGATTTACATCTCTGAATAAATTTTGTGGTTCTTCAGTTTCCGTTAGTATCCCATCTGAGTTTCGGGGTGATAATGAGCTTGACATGCTAGCTGATGTACTGTTGAAATGGCTAGACCAGGATAGATTTGGGTTAGAAGCTGAATTTGTGCAAGAAGTCATTGAACAGCTACCTGGTGTCAAGGACTGTTCGCAATATGAATTTCTGATTGATAGAAGTTGTTATTTATCATTTCTAACAGTTGGAAATGGATCCTTAATGGTGAAAATGAAAGGTGGAGTGGGAAGTGCGGAAGAAGGCTTAGATGGTTCGTTTGGAAGATCCAAGAAACGAAGATTGGTTGAAGACCATGATCATTGGCCTCCTCCTGGGAATGCACTGTGCTCAAGGCTTCCTCCTCAGATTGTTGGTGACTTTTTTCAG GTATGTCTGTTTTTATGGCGTTTTCATGAAGTTTTGGGCCTGAAGGAATCTTTTTCATTGGAGGAGCTTGAAGAAGAGCTTATCAACCCATGGATTGACGGCTGTAGTTCTgaaaaatgtgaaaagaaaCTCCAAGGAACTGAACCTGTGAGCTTACATCAATGTGATATTGTGGGTGGACAAATTTTATCTGCAAGCGATGAATCTCATCAGGCAGTTTCTAGGGAGAATCCTCATGCATTTATAAACCTTGAAAATGGAGCGGTGAGGGAAGCAGCCCAAGATGAAATGGGGTTTGTTAGTTACAGCAGATGCTCTGGTGTGGTTTTGACAAAGGCTCACAGCTCACTGCTGGAAGTGCTAATAGCTGAGCTGCAATCCAAGGTTGCAGCACTTGTTGATCCAAATTTTGATTATGGAGAGTCAAAACCAAGACGCGGAAGGAAGAAAGATGCAGACAACTCAATTCCTCATAAAAGAGGAAAGCTCAATATGCTCCCTATCAATGAACTGACTTGGCCAGAATTAGCTCGGAGGTACATCTTGGCTTTCTTATCCATGGACGGTATCCTTGACTCTCCTGAGATTACTGCTCGTGAAAGTGGTAGAGTGTTTCGCTGCTTACAAGGTGATGGCGGGGTGCTCTGTGGTTCTCTAACTGGAGTGGCTGGGATGGAAGCTGATGCCCTG TTGCTTGCAGAGGCTACAAAGAAAATCTTTGGTTCACTGAACAGAGAAAATGATGTGCTGACAATTGAAGAAGTGTCTGATGCATCTGGTAACTGTGAAAAGAATATTGTGAATGATGGTACCCTGCCAGAGTGGGCAAAAATGCTGGAACCTGTTAGGAAATTACCAACAAATGTGGGAACCAGAATTAGAAAGTGTGTTTATGAAGCTCTGGAAAGAAATCCGCCTGATTGGGCCAGAAAAATATTGGAACACTCCATCAGTAAGGAAGTTTACAAAGGAAATGCCTCGGGACCAACAAAG AAAGCTGTTGTTTCCGTGCTAGCCGATGTTAAGGAAAGGTTGCCTCAAAATTCAGAGAAGGGATGTAAAAAGAAGACTGTCATATCTATATCTAGTATCATTATGAAGCAATGCCGTATCGTGTTACGTCAAGCTGCTGCAGCAGATGATGAAAAGGTTTTCTGCAATTTGCTTGGAAGAAAACCATTGAGTTCTACTGATAATGACGATGAGGGATTTCTTGGATCTCCTGCCATGGTATCTCGTCCTCTGGATTTCCGAACTATTGATTTGAGGTTGGCAGTTGGGGCTTATGATGGATCACGTGATTCTTTTCTTCAGGATGTTCGGGAG TTTTGGAATAATGTTCGCACGGCATTTGGAGACCAGCctgattttgttgatttggCTGAAAAATTATCCCGAAACTTTGAATCGTTGTATGAAAATGAG ATTGTGACCCTACTTCAGAAGCTTGTGGGTTATGCCAAACTGGAAAGCTTAAGTgaagaaacaacaaaagaaataaatgatattCTAGTTCAAACTAGTGAGATCCCTAAAGCTCCTTGGGATGAGGGGATTTGCAAAGTTTGTGGGGTTGATAAAGACGATGATAGTGTTCTTCTATGTGATACTTGTGATGCTGAGTACCACACTTATTGCTTGGAACCTCCACTTGTAAGGATTCCTGAAGGAAACTGGTATTGCCCATCTTGTGTTGTCCGTAACTCTATGGTTCAGGGTGCATCAGAACATTCTCAAGTTGGTGGTCAAcataagggaaaaaaatatcagGGAGAAATTACTCGTCTGTGCTTGGAGGAACTCAGGCATCTAACAACTGTTATGGAAGAAAAAGAGTATTGGGAGTTTAATGTGCATGAG AGAACTTTCCTCCTTAAGTTTTTATGTGATGAGTTGCTTAACTCAGCTCTCCTTCGTCAACACCTTGAGCAGTGCACTGAAGTAACAGCTGAGTTGCAGCAGAAATTGCGTTCTTTTTCTGTAGAATTCAAAAACTTAAAGTCCAGGGAAGAAACTGTGGCTGCAAGAGTTGCAAAGGTAGAGGCAAGTATGACAAATTCTGTTGCAGAAATTTGTATGAAGGAAGGGCCAGCTACTGTTATTAGAAACAATGGTAAATGCATAGAACAGCCACAGAACTCAAGCAATAGAAGTAACTGCTCTGTTATTGCTCTAGAGGAATCTGGGCCTATGTATCCAACGGATGCTGAAGGTCAAATAGAAGAGCCTCATGGTGATAACAGTAAAATGCCTTCTCAAAAGAATGATGAATCAATTAAGCCTAATGAACATCCTTTAGCAAGTTCTCTGCTACAAGAAATTGATAACTTGAGTGGAGAAATCCGTTCGCAGCATAACTTACAAGAGTTGGCAAGGGATGCTGCCACTCTCGCATCTCCTTCAAATAATCAGGGACCTTCTGTTCCCAACGAACTTCACGTAACTGAGGGTACATGTTCTGTTACCATGAATGAGCCACAGGCTCACAACCTTGAGTTGAACAACATCAGGAATGACATACTTCTTCTACAGGAGTCCATTACTTCTTTAGAGCAACAGCTTTTGAAGCTATCCGTGCGTAGGGAGTTTTTAGGCTCTGATTCTAGTGGTCGATTATATTGGGTTTTACCTCTGCCTGGTATGCATCCTTGTCTTATTGTTGATGGGAGTCCCGAATTGCagcagaaaagaaaaatattggaTTTCCGAGGCCCAGTTGACAAAGGCTTAGTGCTAAAGAATTCCAGTTCTTCGGGATCAGATGCTTACTCAAGTTCAAAAGGCTCCAAAGCTTGTTGTCCTTTTCAGTATGATCCCTATGCTGTGACAGCCACAAGTTCGCACTGGATTCTTTATCAAACTGATGCAGAAATTGAAGAACTTGTTAATTGGTTGAGGGATAATGACCCAAAGGAAAGAGAACTGAAAGACTCTATACTAAACTGGAAAAAAATAAGGTTCCAGGACTCTCAACATACTAAAAAGCAAAGCTGGGATGAGTACCAAAGTGCCTCATCGGCACCAACAAACGGTGATAAAGTTGATTGCTTTGATTGTCTTGTTACAAAGGCAGCCACACTGCTGGAGAAGAAGTATGGTCCTTGCTTTGAGTCAGAAGAAGTCTTGAAGAAGGGAGGAAAACGGGCTAGAGTGACTAGTCAAGAGAAAATGTATCGTTGTGAATGTTTGGAGCCTATCTGGCCTTCGAGAAACCATTGTCTATCCTGCCATAGAACATTTTCTACTGCTGTTGAATTTGAGGAGCATAATGATACGTGCAATTCAGCTCCACCAGCTTATGAGAAGAACAAAGAAGCAAGTAATTCTCTGAAAGGGAAGGGAAATAAGAAATCTGATATCTCTCGCGCAGCATGTGGTACTGATGTGGAACTTGTTGAAACTTCTAAGCCCTCTGGATTGATTAGATTTCAAAACGATGGTTGCCCTTTTGATTTGAATGAAATAAGTTCCAAGTTTATGACACAAGATTCTAACAAAGAATTAGTACAAGAGATTGGTCTTCTTGGTTCAAAGGGGATACCGTCATTAATCCCATCTGTATCTCCTTTTCTCAGCGACTCAACACTAATGTTAATGTCTTCTCAGAAAGAGGTAGGTGTTCCAGATGGTCAGATAATGGCTTCTGAGACACTGTCATCTTCTCAAGGAAAGCAGAGCATGAAAAATGCTGGCAATGACAACATGGCTGATGATGCTTCTAGAAAATCTGGTTCAAATGGGACACATGAAGTGCTAAAAAGTAAGAAACCAGCCTTTGGATGTTCTGAACAAAGGGATAGAAAATCCTCTTCACATGTTCGTGTCCCAAAAGTGGGAATCAATCAATGTTGTGTAGTTCCTCAGTCTTCATTGAGGCCATTAATTGGTAGAACATCACAGATAAAAAGGCGACTCAAGGTTAATTTGCTTGATATTGATGCTGCACTCCCTGAAGAAGCTTTGAGACCTTCAAAGGCACACTTGGAAAGGAGGTGGGCATGGCGTGCATTTGTTAAATCTGCAGAGACAATATATGAG ATGGTCCAGGCAACAATTATATTGGAAGACATGATTAAGACTGAGTTCTTGAGAAATGAGTGGTGGTATTGGTCATCACTCTCAGCTGCTGCCAAGACTTCGACCATGTCTTCTCTTGCCTTGCGTATATACTCCCTTGATGCAGCCATTATTTACGACAAGTCTACAACAAATTTAAATCCAGTTGAAAATCTGAAGCTTGACAGCACACCAGAGCACAAGCCACTGCCCGGTGTGGAACTGCTTGAAAAGTCCAAGGTCAGCCGAAAGTCTAACAGGAAAAGGAAAGAGCCAGAGGGTTGA